The Deinococcus wulumuqiensis R12 genome has a window encoding:
- a CDS encoding DUF4384 domain-containing protein, whose protein sequence is MRPTPLSALLLGGLALGLSACTVTVRPNTGLAGSSNNLISTFVPTKGEGATYVVGEAVQFRLTTRDAGYATLLALNPDGSANVLTRNAYVSAGTTVFPRPQDGVTYNVAPQRGLQKVRAIFLRVRPTTDLVLGGVYDDGRWNTVTTEYLTPYAYADRDVQETYLYIR, encoded by the coding sequence ATGCGTCCCACTCCTTTGTCGGCCCTACTGCTCGGCGGCCTCGCTCTCGGCCTGAGCGCCTGCACGGTGACGGTGCGTCCCAACACCGGTCTGGCGGGCAGCTCGAACAACCTGATTTCGACCTTCGTTCCCACCAAGGGCGAGGGCGCGACCTACGTGGTCGGGGAAGCCGTGCAGTTTCGCCTGACCACCCGCGACGCGGGCTACGCGACCTTGCTGGCCCTCAACCCCGACGGCTCGGCCAACGTGCTCACCCGCAACGCTTATGTCAGCGCGGGCACCACCGTGTTCCCCCGGCCCCAGGACGGCGTGACCTACAACGTGGCGCCGCAACGCGGGTTGCAGAAGGTCCGCGCCATTTTCCTGCGTGTGCGTCCGACCACCGACCTGGTGCTGGGCGGCGTCTACGACGACGGGCGCTGGAACACCGTGACCACCGAGTACCTGACCCCCTACGCCTACGCCGACCGCGACGTGCAGGAAACCTACCTGTACATTCGCTGA
- a CDS encoding branched-chain amino acid ABC transporter substrate-binding protein codes for MNKTTRFSLTLLAALATAQASAASTVKIATLSPLSGSSSNMGVQVKNGAQLAVNEMKAEFAKAGLTLSLVAYDDQADPATGTAAARRMAADRSILGMVGTVNSGVVLPVSQALAPSHLAIVSPLNVNEQVTDRGLKNVSRICARNDDQGPAAGNFVAGTLKAKKVYVLNDKTAYGQALADEAAKTMQAAGVKIVQNEGVAESERDFSAIITKIQTLRPDAIYFGAMYGQAAAFAQQLRARGIKTPIVGGDGYDSEDLEKLAGKGADNLYFTTVAPPLNAVPGAKTVAASYKKAFGSDLQGFGIMSYDATKVLLRGILNAAKANGNKAPTRIQVEQAVRGGTYKGLITGDVKFNAKGDRTSARLYMIAVKGGKRSTALTMTISRK; via the coding sequence ATGAACAAGACCACTCGCTTTTCCCTGACGCTGCTCGCGGCTCTGGCCACTGCCCAGGCCAGCGCCGCCAGCACCGTCAAAATCGCCACCCTCAGCCCGCTTTCGGGATCGTCGAGCAACATGGGCGTGCAGGTCAAGAACGGGGCGCAGCTCGCCGTGAACGAAATGAAGGCCGAGTTCGCCAAGGCGGGCCTGACCCTCTCGCTGGTGGCCTACGACGACCAGGCCGACCCCGCCACCGGCACCGCCGCCGCCCGCCGCATGGCCGCCGACAGGTCCATCCTGGGCATGGTGGGCACCGTCAACTCCGGCGTGGTGCTGCCGGTCAGTCAGGCCCTCGCGCCCAGTCACCTCGCCATCGTCAGCCCGCTGAACGTCAACGAGCAGGTGACCGACCGGGGCCTGAAGAACGTCAGCCGCATCTGCGCCCGCAACGACGACCAGGGACCCGCCGCCGGAAACTTCGTGGCGGGCACGTTGAAGGCCAAAAAGGTCTACGTCCTCAACGACAAGACCGCCTACGGTCAGGCCCTCGCCGACGAAGCCGCCAAGACCATGCAGGCCGCCGGGGTCAAAATCGTGCAGAACGAGGGGGTGGCCGAGAGCGAGCGCGACTTTTCCGCCATCATCACCAAGATTCAGACCCTCAGGCCCGACGCGATTTACTTCGGGGCCATGTACGGTCAGGCGGCAGCGTTCGCCCAGCAGCTCCGGGCCAGGGGCATCAAGACGCCCATCGTGGGCGGTGACGGCTACGACAGCGAGGACCTCGAAAAACTGGCGGGCAAGGGCGCCGACAACCTCTACTTCACCACCGTCGCCCCGCCCCTGAACGCCGTGCCGGGAGCGAAAACCGTTGCCGCCAGCTATAAAAAGGCCTTCGGCAGCGACCTTCAGGGCTTCGGCATCATGAGCTACGACGCGACCAAGGTGCTGCTGCGCGGCATCCTGAACGCGGCGAAGGCGAACGGCAACAAGGCGCCCACCCGTATACAGGTGGAACAAGCCGTGCGCGGCGGCACCTACAAGGGCCTGATCACCGGCGACGTGAAGTTCAACGCCAAGGGCGACCGCACCAGCGCCAGGCTGTACATGATTGCCGTGAAGGGCGGCAAACGCAGCACCGCGCTGACCATGACCATCAGCCGCAAGTAG
- a CDS encoding Nudix hydrolase, whose translation MQWDETFHVPVAQRAAGVVILNGQGDILLVREKGDGKQRKAGLWHIPSGTVEEGENPQDTALREAYEETGLRVRLLKFLGAYLGRFPDGDLILRHVWLAEPEPGQSIAPILTDEIAEARYVTQTEFDALYAAGQIRMYHTRLCYEDARREVAAQAARRDHRRAQES comes from the coding sequence GTGCAGTGGGACGAGACGTTCCATGTGCCTGTCGCGCAGCGGGCGGCGGGCGTGGTCATTCTGAATGGGCAGGGCGACATTCTGCTGGTCCGGGAAAAGGGCGATGGCAAACAGCGAAAAGCTGGCTTGTGGCACATCCCCTCGGGCACTGTGGAAGAAGGCGAGAACCCGCAAGACACCGCCCTGCGCGAAGCCTACGAGGAAACGGGGCTGCGGGTGCGGCTCCTCAAGTTTCTGGGCGCGTATCTGGGCCGTTTCCCCGACGGCGACTTGATTCTGCGCCACGTCTGGCTGGCCGAGCCGGAGCCGGGGCAAAGTATCGCCCCAATCCTGACCGACGAAATTGCCGAGGCCCGTTATGTCACTCAAACCGAATTCGACGCCCTGTACGCGGCGGGCCAGATTCGTATGTACCACACCCGTCTCTGCTACGAAGACGCCCGGCGTGAAGTGGCTGCCCAGGCTGCCCGGAGAGACCATCGCCGCGCCCAGGAAAGCTAA
- a CDS encoding YfiT family bacillithiol transferase, which translates to MTDPRYPLGPMPQPLALSAAERAAALSAIRALPAELRLAVAGLTDTQLDTPYREGGWTVRQVVHHVADSHLNAYARTKLALTEDNPTVKPYHEQLWAELPDSALATELSLLMLEQLHGRWDAVLSNVNAWDRPWTHPQTGQWTLDTLLGMYAWHGQHHAAHITGLRKREGW; encoded by the coding sequence ATGACCGACCCGCGCTATCCGCTGGGGCCGATGCCGCAGCCCCTCGCCCTGAGTGCAGCGGAACGGGCGGCGGCCCTGAGCGCCATTCGCGCCCTGCCCGCCGAGTTGCGCCTCGCCGTCGCCGGGCTGACCGACACGCAACTGGACACCCCGTACCGCGAGGGCGGCTGGACGGTGCGGCAGGTCGTCCACCATGTCGCCGACAGTCACCTCAACGCCTACGCCCGCACCAAGCTGGCGCTGACCGAAGACAACCCGACCGTCAAGCCCTACCACGAACAACTCTGGGCCGAGCTGCCCGATTCGGCGCTGGCGACCGAACTCAGCCTGTTGATGCTCGAACAGCTGCACGGCCGCTGGGACGCGGTGCTGTCGAACGTAAACGCGTGGGACCGGCCCTGGACCCACCCCCAGACCGGACAGTGGACGCTCGACACCCTGCTGGGCATGTACGCCTGGCACGGCCAGCACCATGCGGCCCACATCACCGGCCTGCGGAAGCGCGAAGGCTGGTAG